One stretch of Saccharopolyspora erythraea DNA includes these proteins:
- a CDS encoding amidohydrolase family protein: MKILLAGGNVVSMDTAVGDLDRGDVLIEDGVIVEVAERIDAPDAEVIDATDRIVMPGFVDNHRHTWQTAFRGVGADWTFPEWAAAMHGTAKPHYQPEDVYVGTLLGRLEALHSGVTTMLDWYHVAQSHEHEDAAVAALRDAPGRSIFCLGAGWGTPDPVDDDIRRVRSDLPGDGPVTMALGLRGPEDTSMDTVDRELKLAAELGLRTSLHTVASGTQRPIAELHAHGLLRETTTFVHANGISDEELRMLADAGSSVSISPDVELKMGFGSPMTGRALAAGLRPTLSIDDVPSAAGDMFSAMRTAFAAQRGLDGGLNSHDLLEFTTIDAAASCGLDARTGSITPGKDADIILLRTDDLTVFPVTDPADTIVSAGHPGLVDTVLVAGRVVKRDGALVGADLPALKTRLTASRDRIAAAAGIPLDGTWRPQPESK, encoded by the coding sequence ATGAAGATCCTGCTTGCCGGCGGCAATGTGGTCAGCATGGACACGGCTGTCGGGGATCTCGACCGAGGCGACGTGCTGATCGAGGACGGCGTGATCGTCGAGGTGGCCGAGCGGATCGACGCCCCGGACGCCGAGGTGATCGACGCGACCGACCGGATCGTGATGCCCGGCTTCGTCGACAACCACCGCCACACCTGGCAGACCGCATTCCGAGGCGTCGGCGCGGACTGGACGTTCCCCGAGTGGGCGGCGGCCATGCACGGCACGGCCAAGCCGCACTACCAGCCCGAGGACGTGTACGTGGGCACCCTGCTCGGCCGCCTGGAGGCCCTGCACTCCGGCGTGACCACAATGCTGGACTGGTACCACGTCGCGCAGAGCCACGAGCACGAGGACGCCGCCGTCGCCGCACTGCGGGACGCGCCGGGGCGGTCGATCTTCTGCCTGGGCGCCGGATGGGGCACCCCCGACCCCGTCGACGACGACATCCGCCGCGTCCGCTCCGACCTGCCCGGCGACGGCCCGGTCACCATGGCGCTCGGACTGCGCGGCCCCGAGGACACCAGCATGGACACCGTCGACCGGGAGCTGAAGCTGGCAGCCGAACTCGGCCTGCGCACCAGCCTGCACACCGTCGCCAGCGGAACGCAGCGCCCGATCGCCGAATTGCACGCGCATGGCCTGCTTCGGGAGACCACCACGTTCGTGCACGCCAACGGGATCAGCGACGAAGAGCTACGGATGCTCGCAGACGCAGGCAGTTCGGTGTCGATCAGCCCCGACGTCGAACTGAAGATGGGATTCGGATCACCCATGACCGGCCGGGCGCTAGCAGCCGGCCTGCGCCCGACGCTGTCCATCGACGACGTCCCGTCAGCTGCCGGCGACATGTTCTCCGCGATGCGCACCGCCTTCGCCGCACAGCGCGGCCTGGACGGCGGCCTGAACTCCCACGACCTGCTGGAGTTCACCACCATCGACGCCGCCGCCTCGTGCGGGCTCGACGCCCGAACAGGCAGCATCACCCCCGGCAAGGACGCCGACATCATCCTTCTGCGCACCGACGACCTGACCGTGTTCCCGGTCACCGACCCGGCCGACACCATCGTCTCCGCCGGTCACCCCGGCCTGGTCGACACCGTCCTCGTCGCCGGCCGTGTGGTCAAACGCGACGGAGCCCTGGTGGGCGCGGACCTGCCCGCGCTGAAGACCCGGCTGACCGCTTCCCGTGACCGCATCGCGGCGGCCGCCGGCATTCCGCTCGACGGCACATGGCGCCCACAGCCGGAATCGAAGTAG
- a CDS encoding MBL fold metallo-hydrolase: MRLISSGRHHATFEFGDLTVTSLRDGYVDMPPTRLRDESGRTLEELPDTVPLVDGNLRLSVNAFLITDGTTSVLIDTGASNAWHSTMGSLLDALDEAAVDRSEITDVAITHNHEDHVNGLIAPDGAEAFPELRRVWIGAGDTSVFTGRLEPVGDRVVPITDKVAINDWVTAVPTPGHTPGHTVYEVRSSAGQLLVWGDTVHVPSLQFAQPKVSWELDGEQSQARKARTALLEQLTSPGHFVAGAHLDSPGLGRVTRNDTGYTLEYLAPPIA, from the coding sequence ATGCGGCTCATCTCAAGCGGCCGACACCATGCCACCTTCGAGTTCGGCGACCTGACAGTGACCTCACTGCGCGACGGCTATGTCGACATGCCGCCAACACGGCTGCGCGACGAGAGCGGGCGCACCCTCGAGGAGCTGCCAGATACGGTCCCGCTGGTCGACGGGAACCTGCGACTGTCGGTCAACGCGTTCCTCATCACCGATGGGACTACATCAGTCCTCATCGACACCGGCGCGTCCAACGCCTGGCATTCCACCATGGGATCGCTCCTCGACGCCCTGGACGAAGCCGCAGTCGACCGCAGTGAGATCACCGATGTGGCGATCACCCACAACCACGAAGACCACGTCAACGGCCTCATCGCCCCCGATGGCGCAGAGGCGTTCCCCGAACTCCGACGCGTGTGGATCGGTGCTGGCGACACATCGGTGTTCACCGGACGGCTCGAGCCGGTCGGCGACCGAGTCGTCCCCATCACCGACAAGGTCGCGATCAACGACTGGGTCACGGCGGTCCCAACGCCCGGGCACACACCCGGCCACACCGTCTACGAGGTCAGGAGCAGCGCCGGCCAGCTCCTCGTCTGGGGCGACACAGTTCACGTGCCCTCACTGCAATTCGCCCAGCCGAAGGTGTCCTGGGAGCTCGACGGCGAGCAGTCGCAAGCACGCAAGGCTCGAACCGCTCTCCTTGAGCAACTAACGTCACCGGGACACTTCGTCGCCGGCGCCCACCTGGACTCGCCCGGATTGGGACGCGTGACCCGCAACGACACCGGCTACACGCTCGAATACCTCGCACCGCCGATCGCCTGA
- a CDS encoding abortive infection family protein: protein MIANLRDPAAIREQLDRIARAVLQEDPALVIGSAKELVESTAKAVLIEREHPVNEKDDLPALVSQCQRALGLHPSANQGPDGTDAVKKILGGLSTVTNGLAELRNRYGTGHGTVGTRIGLHRRHAQLAANAATTWCQLVLDTLSDPAAPWKSTTP, encoded by the coding sequence GTGATCGCGAACCTGCGCGACCCTGCTGCGATCCGCGAACAGCTGGATCGGATTGCACGGGCCGTCTTGCAGGAGGACCCGGCACTGGTGATCGGTAGCGCGAAGGAACTCGTGGAGAGCACTGCCAAGGCAGTCCTCATCGAGCGGGAACACCCAGTCAATGAGAAAGACGACCTCCCAGCCTTGGTCAGCCAATGCCAGCGCGCGCTCGGCCTGCACCCCAGCGCCAATCAGGGACCTGACGGCACTGATGCGGTGAAGAAGATCTTGGGTGGTTTGAGCACCGTCACCAATGGCCTAGCCGAACTGCGCAACCGGTACGGGACAGGACACGGAACCGTTGGCACGCGTATCGGACTGCACCGCCGCCACGCACAGCTTGCGGCGAACGCCGCGACCACCTGGTGCCAACTCGTGCTGGACACCCTCTCCGATCCTGCAGCCCCGTGGAAGTCGACCACCCCGTAG
- a CDS encoding enoyl-CoA hydratase/isomerase family protein, giving the protein MTGTSETTAAEPISTNGSVTLSYSHDGLVATLTIDRPAKLNALTLEMLDELERRLGELAVSSARVVLVRTAGTKVFCVGADISAFSQLSAADMWRRWISDGHRVFDRLARLRQPTIAVVDGLAVGGGLELALACDFRLAGRHARFGLPEVGLGTIPGWGGTERLTQLVGASRAKQLILTRRQIDATVAEKWGLVNDVAADELDTEVERYVNDLLGSAPIAQQVAKQLVDAAAAGAPSAIVETIASGFTSYTDDFAEGVQAFMNKSAPDFRGR; this is encoded by the coding sequence ATGACCGGCACCAGCGAAACCACTGCTGCAGAACCGATTTCGACGAACGGATCGGTGACCCTCAGCTATAGTCACGACGGGCTGGTCGCGACCCTCACTATCGATCGTCCCGCGAAGCTCAATGCCCTGACCCTGGAGATGCTCGACGAGCTGGAACGCCGACTCGGCGAGCTCGCGGTGTCGTCCGCCCGCGTCGTCCTGGTACGCACCGCTGGTACCAAGGTCTTCTGCGTCGGCGCCGACATCAGCGCCTTCTCCCAGCTCTCGGCCGCCGACATGTGGCGTCGCTGGATCAGCGACGGGCACCGGGTGTTCGACCGGCTCGCTCGACTGCGCCAGCCGACCATCGCCGTCGTCGACGGTCTGGCCGTGGGCGGCGGCCTGGAACTCGCACTCGCCTGCGACTTCCGGCTGGCCGGCCGCCACGCCCGGTTCGGCCTACCCGAGGTCGGACTCGGCACGATCCCTGGCTGGGGCGGAACCGAGCGCCTCACCCAGCTCGTCGGAGCGTCTCGGGCCAAGCAGCTGATTCTCACCCGCCGCCAGATCGATGCCACAGTCGCCGAGAAGTGGGGACTGGTCAACGACGTCGCCGCCGACGAACTCGATACCGAGGTCGAACGGTACGTCAACGACCTGCTTGGCTCCGCGCCGATCGCCCAACAGGTGGCCAAACAACTCGTCGACGCCGCTGCTGCGGGTGCCCCCTCGGCCATCGTCGAGACGATCGCCAGCGGCTTCACCTCCTACACCGACGACTTCGCCGAGGGCGTCCAGGCGTTTATGAACAAGTCCGCTCCGGATTTCCGAGGCCGGTAG
- a CDS encoding TIM barrel protein yields MCSLNSVTVRAAMLPELVDLATEHGFGGVGLWRESYAEHGVTAAARRIARSGLRVTSVCRGGMFPQPTPERRSRAHDDNLRAVDEAHALDAACLVLVCGPAHDRDLAGARAQIADGITALLEHAAAAGIPLAVEPMHPIMAADRSAITSLAEAVDLVDRIGSPWVGLAVDSYHVWWDVALPQLLARSGPAVHTVQLADWVLPIHGQLSSRGMPGEGHVDMARFVELSRRAGYHGLIEVEVLSDHWWSQPPEQAAQAAAAALAAIPEPAPTVTDRPPPPSRHRHASSGERPTADQRRCEEAHAMHTPQILTARRAADLINDGDVITVSSSSGLGCPDAVLAGIGERFAETSSPRALTSLHPIAAGDMSGIKGIDHIARPGLLRRVVAGSYPSGPSKAEPPRIWQMIENGEIEAYNFPSGVLYQMHRAAAAKQPGVFTKVGLGSFVDPDETGGRMNDTTPDRYVRRAELDEQEWLYFQAITPNVAIIRATTADEHGNLTFEDEASPLGALDLAYAAHNNGGVVIAQVKRLAQGGSLAPQSVRVPGILVDALVVVPDQLQTTQTAYDPAISGQLRRPLSALDPLPFSPEKVTARRATRELRSGEIVNLGFGISALVPHVLVEEGLAGSVSWVIEQGAVGGVPLLDFVFGVAQNPDAIMQSSDQFTLLQGGGFHRTMLSFLEIDADGSVNVHHLPKRRHVTAGVGGFADIVSAAPEIVFLGSFTAGRRDIGIADGALRIREDGSHTKLVKKVTSPTFSGRRALENGQKVTYVTERAVLELRPEGLTVTELAPGVDLERDVLARAEFPLQVSDELKTMDADLFVPGVMGLTLAAAAPHARVAALMNGATAPTAQER; encoded by the coding sequence ATGTGCAGTCTGAATTCGGTCACAGTGCGCGCGGCGATGCTGCCGGAGCTGGTGGACCTGGCCACCGAGCACGGTTTCGGAGGCGTCGGCCTCTGGCGTGAGAGCTATGCCGAGCACGGCGTCACCGCCGCGGCTCGGCGGATCGCCCGGTCCGGGCTCCGCGTCACGAGCGTGTGCCGCGGCGGGATGTTCCCCCAGCCGACTCCGGAACGGCGCTCCCGCGCGCACGACGACAACCTCCGGGCCGTCGACGAGGCACACGCGCTGGACGCGGCCTGCCTGGTCCTGGTGTGCGGCCCCGCCCATGACCGGGACCTGGCCGGCGCCCGCGCTCAGATCGCCGACGGCATCACGGCACTGCTTGAGCACGCCGCTGCTGCCGGGATCCCGCTGGCCGTCGAGCCCATGCATCCCATCATGGCCGCCGACCGCTCCGCGATCACCTCGCTCGCCGAAGCCGTCGATCTCGTCGACCGGATCGGCTCCCCGTGGGTCGGGCTGGCTGTGGACTCCTACCACGTCTGGTGGGACGTCGCCTTGCCGCAGTTGCTGGCGCGATCCGGCCCGGCCGTGCACACTGTGCAGCTCGCCGATTGGGTCCTGCCCATCCACGGCCAGCTCAGCAGCCGTGGGATGCCCGGCGAGGGACACGTCGACATGGCGCGGTTCGTCGAGCTGTCGCGCCGGGCTGGATACCACGGACTGATCGAGGTCGAGGTGCTCAGCGACCACTGGTGGTCCCAGCCGCCAGAGCAGGCCGCGCAGGCCGCCGCGGCTGCCCTGGCCGCCATCCCGGAGCCCGCACCGACCGTCACGGACCGACCACCACCGCCTTCGCGGCACCGGCACGCCAGCTCGGGCGAACGGCCCACCGCAGACCAACGACGTTGCGAGGAAGCACACGCCATGCACACACCTCAGATCCTCACCGCCCGCCGTGCGGCCGACCTGATCAACGACGGCGACGTGATCACCGTCAGCTCGTCGTCCGGGCTGGGCTGCCCGGACGCCGTGCTGGCCGGGATCGGCGAGCGCTTCGCCGAAACCTCCAGTCCCCGCGCTCTGACCTCCCTGCACCCGATCGCCGCGGGCGACATGTCCGGCATCAAGGGCATCGACCACATCGCCCGTCCCGGACTGCTCAGGCGCGTTGTCGCCGGCTCCTACCCCTCCGGCCCGTCGAAGGCCGAGCCTCCCCGGATCTGGCAGATGATCGAGAACGGCGAGATCGAGGCCTACAACTTCCCCTCTGGCGTGCTCTACCAGATGCACCGCGCCGCCGCCGCCAAGCAGCCCGGCGTCTTCACCAAGGTCGGTCTCGGCTCGTTCGTCGACCCCGACGAGACCGGCGGGCGGATGAACGACACCACCCCCGACCGCTACGTGCGCCGCGCCGAGCTCGACGAGCAGGAGTGGCTCTACTTCCAGGCCATCACCCCGAACGTGGCGATCATCCGCGCCACCACCGCCGACGAGCACGGCAACCTGACCTTCGAGGACGAAGCCTCCCCGCTCGGGGCCCTCGATCTCGCCTACGCCGCGCACAACAACGGGGGAGTGGTCATCGCCCAGGTCAAGCGCCTGGCCCAGGGAGGCAGCCTCGCCCCGCAGTCGGTGAGGGTGCCCGGCATCCTCGTCGACGCTCTGGTCGTGGTCCCCGACCAGCTCCAGACCACCCAGACCGCGTACGACCCGGCCATCTCCGGGCAGCTACGCCGTCCGCTGTCCGCACTCGATCCGCTGCCGTTCTCCCCGGAGAAGGTCACCGCGCGGCGCGCGACCCGCGAGCTGCGCTCCGGCGAGATCGTCAACCTCGGGTTCGGGATCTCGGCACTCGTGCCGCACGTCCTGGTCGAGGAGGGCCTGGCCGGCTCGGTCAGCTGGGTGATCGAACAGGGCGCGGTCGGCGGGGTGCCACTGCTCGACTTCGTCTTCGGGGTCGCTCAGAACCCGGACGCGATCATGCAGAGCAGCGACCAGTTCACGCTTCTTCAGGGTGGCGGTTTTCACCGCACCATGCTGTCGTTCCTCGAGATCGACGCAGACGGCTCTGTGAACGTCCACCACCTGCCCAAGCGGCGCCACGTCACCGCGGGAGTCGGCGGCTTCGCCGACATCGTCTCCGCCGCGCCGGAGATCGTGTTCCTCGGCTCGTTCACCGCTGGGCGCCGCGATATCGGCATCGCCGATGGGGCACTGCGGATCCGCGAGGACGGATCCCACACAAAGCTCGTGAAGAAGGTGACCTCCCCGACCTTCTCCGGACGCCGAGCTCTGGAGAACGGCCAGAAGGTCACCTACGTCACCGAGCGAGCCGTGCTGGAGCTGCGTCCCGAGGGCCTCACCGTGACCGAGCTGGCCCCGGGCGTCGACTTGGAGCGCGACGTCCTGGCCCGCGCGGAGTTCCCGCTCCAGGTCAGCGACGAGCTCAAGACCATGGACGCCGACCTGTTCGTCCCCGGCGTGATGGGCCTGACCCTCGCCGCCGCCGCACCGCACGCCCGCGTCGCTGCCCTCATGAACGGTGCGACCGCCCCGACCGCCCAGGAGCGCTGA
- a CDS encoding DUF993 family protein, translating into MRAIALPAADGTISTHELGRPAELRVRADPASSRLAYAAAHVVADPVRACAEAGPDQIDWDATLRLRHRLWDLGLGVAEAMDTSQRGMGLNWEAARELARRSLAEAHARSARIVVGIATDQLPADSSDLSAVREAYLEQLHDIEGAGGEVVLMASRQLVRAADGAEDYLSVYDAVLSEATRPVVLHWLGEVFDPALAGYWGHTDPYKAMSVVLDIIGRHAESVRGIKVSLLDAELERELRRRLPDGVHLFTGDDYNYTDLIAGDGTHHSDALLGAFAVIGRYASAALNRLDAGDEAGFREILAPTEALSRLVFASPTRFYKVGVAWLAYLDGAQDHFRMIGGFETGRSLGHLGDLVRAADSIGLFADPDFTAHRVAGYFTAHGIG; encoded by the coding sequence ATGAGGGCGATCGCCTTGCCCGCCGCCGACGGGACCATCAGCACCCACGAACTCGGTCGGCCGGCCGAACTGCGTGTTCGCGCCGATCCGGCGTCGAGCCGCCTGGCCTACGCCGCGGCACACGTCGTGGCGGACCCGGTGCGTGCCTGCGCCGAGGCCGGGCCGGACCAGATCGACTGGGATGCCACGCTGCGGCTGCGCCACCGGCTCTGGGACCTGGGCCTGGGCGTGGCCGAAGCGATGGACACCTCGCAGCGGGGTATGGGGCTGAACTGGGAGGCAGCGCGTGAGCTGGCGCGGCGCAGCCTCGCGGAGGCACACGCACGCTCCGCGCGGATCGTCGTCGGCATCGCCACCGACCAGCTCCCCGCCGACAGCAGCGATCTGTCCGCGGTTCGTGAGGCCTACCTCGAACAGCTCCACGACATCGAGGGGGCCGGCGGGGAGGTCGTCCTCATGGCCAGCCGGCAGCTGGTGCGCGCGGCCGACGGCGCCGAGGACTACCTGTCGGTCTACGACGCCGTGCTCAGCGAAGCCACCCGCCCGGTCGTGCTGCACTGGCTGGGCGAGGTCTTCGACCCCGCGCTGGCCGGTTACTGGGGTCACACCGACCCCTACAAGGCGATGTCGGTGGTGCTCGACATCATCGGTCGGCACGCCGAGTCGGTGCGTGGCATCAAGGTGTCGCTGCTCGACGCCGAGCTCGAACGTGAGCTGCGTCGTCGGCTGCCCGACGGCGTGCACCTGTTCACCGGCGACGACTACAACTACACCGATCTCATCGCAGGCGACGGCACCCACCACAGCGACGCGCTTCTCGGCGCCTTCGCGGTCATCGGCCGCTACGCCTCGGCCGCGCTGAACCGCCTCGACGCGGGCGACGAAGCCGGTTTCCGCGAGATCCTGGCGCCCACCGAAGCGCTGTCGCGGCTGGTTTTCGCCTCACCGACGCGGTTCTACAAGGTGGGCGTGGCGTGGCTGGCCTACCTCGACGGGGCCCAGGACCACTTCCGGATGATCGGTGGCTTCGAAACCGGACGCAGCCTGGGCCACCTCGGCGACCTGGTGCGCGCCGCCGACTCCATCGGCCTGTTCGCCGACCCCGACTTCACCGCGCACCGCGTCGCCGGCTACTTCACCGCGCACGGGATCGGGTGA
- a CDS encoding SDR family NAD(P)-dependent oxidoreductase: MTSSQDAPRPSTASPPGELSGRTAIVTGGSGGIGSAIARALSARGATVAVVDADDRARAVAADVAGFAVLGDLTAADAPQRVVDQVVAETGSLDVLVNAAGIQVRTAAVDIAAQDWERLLSVNLTAAYRLTQAAVKFLTANRGSIVNIVSLSSDRAVAGIVPYGATKAGLLQLTKGLAVELGPQGIRVNAVAPGYVVTPMTAEKLGDPEFHDRVMSRIPLGRLADGGDVADVVSFLASDAARYVTGAVLPVDGGYSIT, from the coding sequence ATGACGTCGAGTCAGGACGCCCCCCGCCCCTCCACGGCCTCCCCGCCCGGAGAGCTCTCGGGCCGCACCGCGATCGTGACGGGCGGATCCGGCGGCATCGGGTCGGCCATCGCCCGCGCCCTGTCGGCCCGGGGCGCGACGGTAGCCGTCGTCGACGCCGACGACCGCGCTCGTGCGGTGGCCGCTGACGTGGCGGGTTTCGCGGTGTTAGGCGACCTCACCGCGGCCGACGCCCCGCAGCGCGTTGTGGACCAGGTGGTGGCCGAGACCGGCTCGCTGGACGTCCTGGTCAACGCCGCCGGTATCCAGGTCCGAACGGCGGCGGTGGACATCGCGGCGCAGGACTGGGAGCGGCTGCTGTCGGTCAACCTGACGGCCGCGTACCGCCTGACCCAGGCCGCGGTGAAGTTCCTGACCGCGAACCGCGGTTCGATCGTCAACATCGTGTCGCTGTCGTCGGACCGCGCGGTCGCGGGGATCGTGCCCTACGGCGCGACCAAGGCCGGACTCCTGCAGCTCACGAAGGGCCTCGCGGTCGAGCTCGGCCCGCAGGGCATCCGGGTCAACGCCGTCGCCCCGGGCTATGTCGTCACGCCGATGACGGCCGAGAAGCTCGGCGACCCCGAGTTCCACGACCGGGTGATGAGCCGGATCCCGCTCGGTCGACTCGCCGACGGTGGCGACGTGGCCGACGTCGTCTCCTTCCTGGCCTCCGACGCAGCTCGCTACGTGACCGGCGCCGTGCTGCCGGTCGACGGCGGCTACTCGATCACATGA
- a CDS encoding glycerate kinase: MSRRLTDADPRRALRVLVAPDSFKGSATATEVAGALADGWARQRPRDEVLVLPQADGGEGTAAAIEASVAQARWRTGPLVTGPDGDPVSGRWLALADGTAVIELAQICGLPMLRRPDPVGASTRGLGETIRAAVESGAPRVCVTLGGSASTDGGAGALCGLGARLLDRHNRHLTDGGLALAELDHIDITGLIAPPPGGVELLTDTRAVLTGPNGAASVFGPQKGASPTQIAALDTALDHFAEMLAQVLPVDAAQPGAGAAGGTGFGLGAWGGCLVEGASRIAELTGLTRALPECDVVVTGEGCYDHTSATGKLVGFVLGRARENGLRTAVVAGRLAETPPDLGLDLTVLAGSAQDAMTDPLRWLRQAATTAARRLDQPSHAHDRSDEQPAPTRT, encoded by the coding sequence ATGAGCCGCCGGTTGACCGACGCCGACCCGCGACGCGCGCTGCGCGTCCTCGTCGCTCCGGACTCCTTCAAGGGCAGTGCGACCGCCACCGAGGTGGCCGGAGCGCTGGCTGACGGGTGGGCTCGGCAGCGGCCACGGGACGAGGTGCTCGTGCTTCCGCAGGCCGATGGCGGGGAAGGCACCGCCGCGGCGATCGAGGCCTCGGTGGCGCAGGCCCGTTGGCGGACGGGACCGTTGGTGACCGGCCCGGACGGTGATCCGGTCTCCGGGCGGTGGCTGGCGCTGGCGGATGGAACGGCCGTGATCGAGCTGGCCCAGATCTGCGGCCTTCCCATGCTGCGCCGCCCCGACCCGGTCGGGGCGAGCACCCGCGGTCTGGGCGAGACGATCCGGGCCGCCGTCGAATCGGGCGCGCCCCGAGTGTGCGTCACCTTGGGCGGGTCTGCCTCCACCGACGGCGGTGCGGGCGCACTGTGCGGCCTAGGTGCGCGCCTGCTCGACCGGCACAACCGCCATCTGACCGACGGTGGTCTCGCTCTCGCCGAGCTGGACCACATCGACATCACCGGGCTGATCGCTCCTCCTCCGGGTGGGGTCGAGCTGCTCACCGACACCCGCGCCGTGCTCACAGGTCCGAACGGCGCCGCGAGCGTGTTCGGACCGCAGAAGGGCGCCAGTCCGACACAAATCGCCGCGCTTGACACCGCCCTTGATCATTTCGCCGAGATGCTCGCCCAAGTGCTCCCGGTCGACGCCGCGCAGCCCGGTGCGGGTGCTGCCGGTGGAACCGGGTTCGGGCTCGGAGCTTGGGGAGGGTGCCTCGTGGAGGGGGCGAGTCGCATCGCCGAGCTCACCGGACTGACGCGAGCTCTGCCCGAGTGCGACGTCGTCGTCACCGGCGAGGGGTGCTACGACCACACGTCCGCCACGGGCAAGCTCGTCGGATTCGTGCTCGGCCGGGCACGGGAGAACGGACTGCGCACCGCCGTGGTGGCCGGGCGCCTCGCCGAGACGCCGCCCGATCTCGGACTCGACCTCACCGTGCTCGCGGGATCGGCCCAGGACGCGATGACCGATCCACTGCGATGGCTGCGGCAGGCCGCCACCACAGCCGCCCGGCGTCTCGACCAGCCGAGCCACGCGCACGATCGGTCGGACGAACAGCCCGCACCGACCCGCACCTGA
- a CDS encoding MFS transporter, which translates to MHQPAQAATHATPDNPNITTADLRRAAWASSVGSALEYYDMALYSLAAALIFTPLFFPGGDPTTGLILSFGTYFIGFGVRPIGGIIFGRLGDRLGRKFVLMATVAMMGIASTLIGFLPTYNDNPGDWYGSGVGILAPVLLIVLRVVQGLGAGAEMAGASILMTEYSPRQRRGFFASLPFMGVQVGTVVAALIYFVLSGAGGSTVTSTWWWRIPFLASFVLVLVAIYLRLKLKESPTFQKLEAREQIADHPMRELLTNSRGTLLRGIGLRMAENGSSSIYQALAVAYVTSAAVGIKGPIGALSLVFAATLGAVMVPIAGALSDRYGRVRVYRAFAIFQLVAAFPIWWALSQGSTVVTIIVISLALGVGTWGMFGSQSAFMTELFGSRHRYLGVSVAREVSAVISGGLAPLIGAGIIAAVVSSDGGADVPGAGLGAWVFIAGYTTILCAITVATTFVTPDPTGRNLEDSRDALTTQREKDTAPVTTS; encoded by the coding sequence ATGCACCAACCCGCTCAGGCCGCAACCCACGCCACACCGGACAACCCGAACATCACCACTGCCGACCTGCGCCGCGCCGCGTGGGCCAGTTCAGTCGGCAGCGCCCTCGAGTACTACGACATGGCGCTCTACAGCCTGGCGGCAGCGCTGATCTTCACCCCGCTGTTCTTCCCCGGCGGAGACCCCACCACCGGGCTGATCCTCAGCTTCGGGACCTACTTCATCGGCTTCGGCGTCCGACCCATCGGCGGCATCATCTTCGGCCGGCTCGGCGACCGCCTCGGCCGCAAGTTCGTCCTGATGGCCACCGTCGCCATGATGGGCATCGCAAGCACGCTCATCGGTTTCCTGCCGACCTACAACGACAACCCTGGCGACTGGTACGGCTCCGGAGTCGGAATCCTGGCCCCGGTCCTGCTCATCGTCCTACGCGTCGTGCAAGGGCTCGGCGCGGGCGCGGAGATGGCCGGGGCGTCGATCCTGATGACCGAGTACTCGCCTCGGCAGCGCCGCGGGTTCTTCGCATCCCTGCCGTTCATGGGAGTGCAGGTCGGCACCGTCGTAGCGGCGCTGATCTACTTCGTGCTCTCCGGCGCCGGCGGGAGCACCGTCACCAGCACCTGGTGGTGGCGCATCCCGTTCCTGGCCAGCTTCGTGCTGGTGCTCGTGGCCATCTACCTGCGCCTCAAGCTGAAGGAGTCGCCCACCTTCCAGAAGCTCGAGGCCCGTGAGCAGATCGCCGACCACCCCATGCGCGAGCTGCTGACGAACTCCCGCGGCACCCTGCTGCGCGGGATCGGCCTGCGCATGGCCGAGAACGGGTCGTCCTCGATCTACCAGGCCCTGGCCGTCGCCTACGTCACCAGCGCCGCAGTAGGGATCAAGGGCCCCATCGGCGCCCTGTCGCTGGTGTTCGCAGCCACCCTCGGTGCAGTCATGGTCCCGATCGCCGGTGCCTTGTCCGACCGGTACGGCCGGGTCCGGGTCTACCGGGCGTTCGCGATCTTCCAGCTGGTCGCCGCCTTCCCGATCTGGTGGGCACTGAGCCAGGGCAGCACAGTGGTCACCATCATCGTGATCTCGCTCGCGCTGGGTGTCGGCACGTGGGGCATGTTCGGGTCCCAGAGCGCCTTCATGACCGAACTGTTCGGTTCCCGGCACCGCTACCTCGGGGTGTCGGTCGCCCGCGAGGTCTCCGCGGTGATCTCCGGCGGGCTCGCTCCGCTCATCGGCGCCGGCATCATCGCCGCAGTCGTGAGTTCGGACGGCGGCGCTGACGTTCCGGGCGCCGGGCTGGGGGCGTGGGTGTTCATCGCCGGCTACACCACGATCCTCTGCGCCATCACGGTGGCGACCACGTTCGTCACCCCGGACCCGACAGGCCGGAACCTGGAGGACAGCCGCGACGCGCTGACCACGCAGCGCGAGAAGGACACGGCTCCCGTCACCACCAGCTGA